From the Ignavibacteriales bacterium genome, the window CGCCCTATATGACACAGCAGGAATCAAAAAAACAACTCGAATTAGATTCGCTGATAGAATTTTCCCAGTTGATCAATAGTAATCTTAACCTCAGCTTTATTCTCGGGAATATTCTGCTTAGTATAATGGGTAAGATGCTCATTACGAAGGGTATGGTGATGATAAAGCAGGCAACAGAGGAAGGATCAGAATTTTATACGATAGAATCATCAAAAGGTATCCCCTTAGGTGAAGAAAACAACCAGGTCGTAGTAGAGTTTCCCAAGGAGCCGGTATTCTGTGTGAATGATATCGCGGAAAGGGACAGAAATTATTTTGAAAGCAAAGGTCTGCTGAACTTCTTTAAGATATATTTCGACAAGAAGTTGTTAGGTGTGCTTTGTTTGGGTAAGAAAGTTTCTCAAAAGGACGGAGCCGAACCTCTCACAAAAAACGAGGTAATATTCCTGGAAACACTGCTCAATCTTTCCGCGTCATCGATAGAGAATACGATAAAATTTAACGAGATAAACCGCCTTAATATATCGCTCAGTAATAAGGTAAACCAGCTAAAATCGCTGTTCGAGCTGGGCAAGGAGTTCAACTCCACTGTCGTAAACAGGGACAAGATCATACGGCTATTGAGTTACACGCTACTGGGAAATTTCGGTATTAAGGACTTCCTTATACTCAGTAAATACAGATCGGAAAATTTTAAGCTCCTCAACGAAAAGAGAAATATAGAGCTGGAGAAATACGATCTATCGGAGCTGGAAGAAATACAGACGCCTACAATAATAACGGAAAATTCACAGAACGAATTTATTAAATATCTTTCGGCAAAGGATTATGTGCTGATGGTGCCTACGTTTAATGACGGGAAGCTGGATAACATAATTTGCCTCGGCAGGAAGCTGAATAAGACGGGATTTACGCTGGAAGATATAGAATTCCTCGAATCAATTCTTAATCTATCCGTTATATCGATAGAAAATTCGATCCTATTCGAGGAGTATCTCGAGAAGCAGCAGATAGAAAATGAGCTCAAGATAGCTAGAGAAATTCAGATGGCGTTACTGCCGGAGTCACTGCCGATAATTGACGGGTACCAGATAGCAGGCGATAATATCTCAGCACTCCAGGTGGGTGGTGATTATTACGACGTGATCAAGCTGACAGAAACGAAATTCGCATTTGTAATCGCTGACGTATCGGGGAAAGGCACGCCGGCATCATTACTAATGTCGAATATACAGTCGGCGGTGCATTCATATTTAAAGCTTTACTCGGAAAGTTTCGATATAGCATTCGTGACAAAGAACATTAATGAGCTAATCTACGATAATACATCGTCGGAGAAATTCATTACATTCTTCTGGGGAATACTGGATACGGAAAGCAACGAGTTCCAATACATAAACGCCGGGCACAACCATCCGTACCTATTCAGAGGAGACGAAGTGATACATCTCGACAAGGGCGGCCTGATGATTGGTATTTTGAAAGACGGAATAGGATACGAAGTCGGAGCGGTAAGGCTGGAAGATAACGACGTCCTTGTTATGTACACTGACGGTGTTACCGAAGCACAAAACATCAATAAAGAAGATTACGGAGACGACAGGTTAATCTCGCTGGTAAAAGATAATCTGAATTACAAAGCCGGGGAGATCTCACTTAAAATAAAAGATTCGATAGACAAGTTCGTCGGAAAGGCAAAACAATTCGATGATATCACCATGATAGTCATCAAAAAAGCAAAGGCTCTCTAAAAAGAGAGCCCTCGAAAAATCTTATTTAAGAATTATTAGTATTTAGAACCTTCGCTGACGAATGGAATGAGAGCGAGATGTCTTGCTCTTTTTATAGCGGTGGTAAGCTGTCTCTGCATCTTAGCAGTAGCTCCTGTAATTCTTGCAGGTAATAGTTTTCCCTGGTCGTTAAGGAACCTGTTCAAAAGCCTTGTATCTCTGAAATCAATAAAATCCTCGACACCTCTCTCTTTGAAAGGGTCTCTTTTCTTTTGCTGAACATGCTTTTTAGCTGTCTGCTGGGTAAGCTTGTAAGTTGCGCCCTTACCCT encodes:
- a CDS encoding SpoIIE family protein phosphatase; amino-acid sequence: MTQQESKKQLELDSLIEFSQLINSNLNLSFILGNILLSIMGKMLITKGMVMIKQATEEGSEFYTIESSKGIPLGEENNQVVVEFPKEPVFCVNDIAERDRNYFESKGLLNFFKIYFDKKLLGVLCLGKKVSQKDGAEPLTKNEVIFLETLLNLSASSIENTIKFNEINRLNISLSNKVNQLKSLFELGKEFNSTVVNRDKIIRLLSYTLLGNFGIKDFLILSKYRSENFKLLNEKRNIELEKYDLSELEEIQTPTIITENSQNEFIKYLSAKDYVLMVPTFNDGKLDNIICLGRKLNKTGFTLEDIEFLESILNLSVISIENSILFEEYLEKQQIENELKIAREIQMALLPESLPIIDGYQIAGDNISALQVGGDYYDVIKLTETKFAFVIADVSGKGTPASLLMSNIQSAVHSYLKLYSESFDIAFVTKNINELIYDNTSSEKFITFFWGILDTESNEFQYINAGHNHPYLFRGDEVIHLDKGGLMIGILKDGIGYEVGAVRLEDNDVLVMYTDGVTEAQNINKEDYGDDRLISLVKDNLNYKAGEISLKIKDSIDKFVGKAKQFDDITMIVIKKAKAL
- a CDS encoding 30S ribosomal protein S18, with the protein product MRKDKGKGATYKLTQQTAKKHVQQKKRDPFKERGVEDFIDFRDTRLLNRFLNDQGKLLPARITGATAKMQRQLTTAIKRARHLALIPFVSEGSKY